Part of the bacterium genome is shown below.
TCTGTTACTTTCAAAGGGTTAGGATAATCCCTTCTTTTGACTTCCTGACCGTATTCAACCCTATAATTTCCTTGTGGTGAAGATGTAAAACCAGCCAATGCCCACCTAACAGTTCCGTCCATCCAAGTAGCCGATATATCCACCTGAGAAGGTATTTCTGTATCTCCACTCATTATCCTTACTGCAGATATATCTTTAAGTTCCCCTTTTGGAAAGGATATACTTGCAACAAGAGGCCAAGAGGAATTTAGGTTAGATATATCATTTATTTTTAAACCAAATTCATTTGCCCTGCTTATGTTACCTAAAAGGAAAAAAAAGACCACAATAACCCAATAAGATTTTTTAATCTTCACAAGTTTTCCTCCTTATATGACGTCAACTAAATTGATTGCTCTTTTACCTTACAGTCATAATTTAAAGTGTTATAGAAATTTATTATACTAACAATTTTATCTATTATCTCTTTTTTTTAAAGCAACAAGATTAAAAATACCCTATTGGTCACCTTACAACAATTACTACTTGCTACTTTAAATGTAATGATTTGTAATTATAGTTCTTATCAAAATAGAAGATTTCGTTGAATTTTGCTGAAGTATCAATAACAAAAGTGTTTGTTGCTTCAATAAACCGTGATTGTGTGGCACTTTCAACGTGCCCATCAAGAAAAAGAAGGTTTACATTTCCATTATGCCTAAAATGAATTCTTCCGGGACTTGTGCTTGAGTCTGCATAATTTGCAATACGATACTGTTGTCTATAATATGTATCAGTAGAGGCTACATTGGCTAAACTATCCGCAAATATCCAGAAATCAGATATCGCATATCCTGCCATCTCAAATTTTTTACCATTATAAATAGTGTTCGAATCAGCAATTGTTGGAGGTAAATAAGTTTTTCTTGCACCGTAGGTGGCATACGGTTTTGAAGAATCGTATTTATAAGGTTTTTCAGCAGGACACACTATCACATCAGTAGATATATAAGGCCTGTAGCAACTATCATAAAGAAAACTGGGCCAATAACTATCATAATCCTGCATATACATAGCAACCCCTATGCCAATCTGTTTTAAGTTGTTCATACAAGCAGTACTTTTTGCTCTTGCTCTGGCTTTAGAAAGAGCTGGTAGAAGCATTGCGGCAAGTATTGCTATTATTGCTATTACCACCAACAACTCTATCAGTGTAAAACCTCTCTTTTTCATTTTTTCTCATCTCCAATTTTATTAAAATTGTTACCTAATACTCTTTGTAAGGGTCTCTCAAGGTATATGGTCTGCTTAGGGGGTTTGTTTGACGACAGTTAGGAAAATCTTTAACGTCTAAATACCTATATGGCCCACCACGCAAATACGTAGAAGCCCATTTTGCGTGGCCTCCAACATAAAGAACGTTCAGACCAAACCAGTCGTGATTTTCTCTAAGTTCTCCCATTCTAAGATGTTGATTACTTACAGTCCATGCGTTATAACCATCTTTTCTATCTGCCATTATGGCTGTATCTGGATGTGTCTGTATAGAAAGACCGTAAGCATAAGCGTATGAACAGGTAGAAGTGGTAATTGAACCTGGTCTAGCAGTTGATGGTTTCTGGGATGTACTTGGGCAAACAAAAAGGTTACAGTCTGTTATATAGGCAGGGGTTTCTAACGCAGGGCTGGAACTACCAGTTTGAGCGTTTGTTGGGACCGTCTGCCCTGTAAGTAAAGCTAATGACCTGTTAGTTTTGGAAGCTGCTCGAGCGGCTTCGTCTGCAAAATCCATATCTTCTCTTGGCTCAAGAAGAGGAAACCATCCACCCCAGTCCTGTGCATAAATATGGAGAACAAGACCAAGTTGTTTAAGGTTGGCAAGACAAACACCTCGTCTTGCAGTCTCTCTTGCTTTGGCTAAAGCAGGTAGAAGCATTGCGGCAAGTATTGCTATTATTGCTATAACTACTAACAACTCTATTAAGGTAAAACCCTTTTTTTTCATTTATTTCACCCCCTTTACCTGTTTGACTGTTTTTTCAAGAAAACTACTATATTACATATTCATCTTACATTCTATATATGGTTATAAAAACCTAGTTTTTGCTATTATTTTACTCCCTCCTTACAAATATTGTCAAATATTTTAGAACCCCTTAATACAATGGGTTTTAGGGAGAAAAACACTATAAAAAAGAAAGAATATTTAAAAAAAAGAGCCTACACTGGCAAGGAAGTTTTTATATCAATTTTTAAATAACAATTTTAGTATATATAAATTGACATTTACAATAAAATAGTGTACTATATTGATTTGACACAATAACACCGCACGATTTACTAAAATAGAAAAATATTGTGCGATAATGAACGGAGAAGAAGAAAATGGCTATAAATGAACAGAAATATGATGCGACTACTATACAGGTTCTTGGCGGAATAGAAGCTGTCAGGAAAAGACCTGCTATGTATATTGGAGATACTTCTATATCTGGCCTTCACCATCTTGTCTATGAGGTTATGGATAATAGTATAGATGAGTCTATGGCAGGTTTTTGTGATGAAATACTAATAACCGTACATACAGACAATAGCGTTACAGTATCTGATAATGGTAGAGGTATTCCAGTAGATATACATAAAACAGAAAATAGACCAGCAGTAGAAGTTATTATGACGGTTTTACATGCTGGAGGTAAGTTTGACAAAAAAGCTTATAGGGTTTCAGGTGGTTTGCACGGAGTTGGTGTTTCTGTTGTAAACGCTCTTTCCGAATGGTTTGAGGTAGAAGTTAAAAGAAACGGAGAAGTATATCACCAAAGGTATGAAAAAGGTAAACCAGTCACTGCTCTTACTGTTATTGGAAAAACAAAAACAACAGGCACTAAAATCACTTTTAAACCAGATGAAGATATATTTGAAACATTTGAATTTGACGACACTATTCTTACCGGAAGATTTAGAGAACTTGCCTTTTTGAATGCAGGTATTAAGATTAATTTTGAAGATGAGAGGAAAGAAGTAAAAGAAGATTTTCATTATGAAGGTGGTCTTATCTCTTTTGTAGAATATCTGAACCGTAACAAAAAAATTCTTTTTAATTCTCCCTTATATTTTAAGAAATCCGAAGAGGATATAGAGGTAGAGGTTTCTTTTCAATATAACGATGGGTATAGCGAAACGGTACTATCTTTTGCTAACAATGTGAACACAAAAGAAGGAGGAACCCATATTACAGGGTTTAGAGGTGGCATCACGAGAGCTATTAATGAGTACGGCAAAAACAACGGTTTTCTTAATGACAAATCTCTTGCTGGTGAAGATATAAGAGAAGGGCTTGTTGCTGTAGTTAGCGTTAAACTTGCAGAACCTCAGTTTGAAGGGCAGACCAAAACAAAACTTGGAAACTCTAAAATTAGGTTCCTTGTAGAAAGTATAACCTCTCAACAGGTTTTTACTTTTCTTGAAGAAAACCCTGAACCTGCAAGAGAAATAATCAATAAATGTGTCTCAACCGCAAGAGCAAGAGAAGCAGCAAGAAAAGCCCGTGAACTTACAAGAAAAAAACTTTCTGAAACCGGCGCCCTACCTGGAAAACTTGCTGACTGTACTATAAAAGAGCCCGACAAAAGAGAAATCTTTATAGTTGAAGGAGATTCTGCTGGAGGAAGTGCTAAGCAGGGACGTGACAGGTTTTTTCAGGCAATACTTCCGCTTAGAGGTAAAATTATCAATACCGAAAAAGCGCCTCTCGAGAAAGTCTTAAATAACGAAGAAGTCAAAATGATGATAAGTGCAATAGGTGGCGGAGTGGGAGAAGATTTTGATATAACAAAAACAAGGTATAACAGAATCATTATTATGGCTGACGCAGACGTAGACGGGGCA
Proteins encoded:
- the gyrB gene encoding DNA topoisomerase (ATP-hydrolyzing) subunit B; translated protein: MAINEQKYDATTIQVLGGIEAVRKRPAMYIGDTSISGLHHLVYEVMDNSIDESMAGFCDEILITVHTDNSVTVSDNGRGIPVDIHKTENRPAVEVIMTVLHAGGKFDKKAYRVSGGLHGVGVSVVNALSEWFEVEVKRNGEVYHQRYEKGKPVTALTVIGKTKTTGTKITFKPDEDIFETFEFDDTILTGRFRELAFLNAGIKINFEDERKEVKEDFHYEGGLISFVEYLNRNKKILFNSPLYFKKSEEDIEVEVSFQYNDGYSETVLSFANNVNTKEGGTHITGFRGGITRAINEYGKNNGFLNDKSLAGEDIREGLVAVVSVKLAEPQFEGQTKTKLGNSKIRFLVESITSQQVFTFLEENPEPAREIINKCVSTARAREAARKARELTRKKLSETGALPGKLADCTIKEPDKREIFIVEGDSAGGSAKQGRDRFFQAILPLRGKIINTEKAPLEKVLNNEEVKMMISAIGGGVGEDFDITKTRYNRIIIMADADVDGAHIRTLLLTFFYRQMLDLIKHGYIYIAQPPLYKIKKGRKEVYIDTENDMDKTLVQFAKDNVSLKIKQGDQLLDSNNHFSSLATLSKKLNEIKKSLENKELEIEDVFDYRKEHNKTPIYWIIYEDKKRLFATDKELSDFLREQGKEEIDLFSTEERDYKLVELYEARDIEKILTKLEEYGIKLESTYDKIFALEEGENKIEYYNFPDLYETIKAKGKKGLSIQRYKGLGEMNPSQLWETTMDPETRRMKRVVLEDAAKAEEIFTVLMGDAVEPRRDFIERYAKEVKNLDI
- a CDS encoding DUF1559 domain-containing protein, coding for MLLPALAKARETARRGVCLANLKQLGLVLHIYAQDWGGWFPLLEPREDMDFADEAARAASKTNRSLALLTGQTVPTNAQTGSSSPALETPAYITDCNLFVCPSTSQKPSTARPGSITTSTCSYAYAYGLSIQTHPDTAIMADRKDGYNAWTVSNQHLRMGELRENHDWFGLNVLYVGGHAKWASTYLRGGPYRYLDVKDFPNCRQTNPLSRPYTLRDPYKEY